A window of Solanum stenotomum isolate F172 chromosome 3, ASM1918654v1, whole genome shotgun sequence contains these coding sequences:
- the LOC125859923 gene encoding uncharacterized protein LOC125859923, which translates to MEIEADESFKQAGVIPFKWEIRPGVPKLQHSQPPLIKQEVAESRPIPETPRRLKPPPAADFNFQQPIEEPRNRSFRSAPRARSDRHVLNLLTRPAMGVASDWCFPSPLLKRTTEKNTKKKSHKTGPEPEPNYLLDLETVSRWSVSSRKSISPFHDSLSSSFSSRESSPRRPVSDADWVGFALF; encoded by the coding sequence ATGGAAATTGAAGCGGATGAATCATTTAAGCAGGCCGGAGTTATTCCGTTCAAATGGGAAATCCGACCCGGAGTACCCAAGCTTCAACATTCACAACCACCATTAATCAAACAGGAAGTAGCCGAGAGCCGTCCAATTCCAGAAACCCCACGTAGGCTGAAACCTCCACCGGCGGCTGATTTCAATTTCCAACAACCAATTGAGGAGCCCCGAAACCGATCCTTCCGGTCAGCTCCACGGGCACGATCAGATAGGCATGTTTTGAATCTATTGACCCGACCCGCTATGGGAGTTGCCTCAGATTGGTGCTTCCCGTCTCCATTGCTGAAGCGAACAACAGAGAAGAATACGAAGAAGAAGAGTCATAAGACTGGACCCGAACCCGAACCCAATTACTTGTTGGATCTAGAGACAGTTTCTCGATGGTCCGTATCTAGCCGGAAGtcaatttctccttttcatGATTCACTTTCCTCTTCGTTTTCGTCACGTGAGTCGTCACCTCGACGACCAGTGAGCGATGCTGATTGGGTTGGCTTTGCTCTGTTTTAG
- the LOC125860628 gene encoding (-)-isopiperitenol/(-)-carveol dehydrogenase, mitochondrial-like, with amino-acid sequence MCQVFRKIFPFSSNSIQDKTQNEPKMAEVTQKLKGKVAIVTGGASGIGEATARLFAQHGARAVVIADIQDEKGRAVAASIPSQICSYMQCDVSDENQVKAMVDWTVQKYGQLDVMFSNAGVVGNSGQKVLNLDLSEFDRVMNVNARGMAACVKHAARAMVDKRVRGSIICTASIAASRGGAWRTDYIMSKHAVLGLVRSACRQLGEYGIRVNSISPSAVMTPLMISAEPEVSMKALKRYGPQTSLKGITLTVKHLAEAALFLASDDSAFVSGHDLGVDGGLISLPDPMSSL; translated from the coding sequence ATGTGCCAAGTGTTTAGGAAGATATttccattctcaagtaacagcATACAAGATAAAACACAAAACGAACCAAAAATGGCAGAGGTCACGCAGAAGCTGAAAGGAAAAGTGGCCATAGTGACTGGTGGTGCAAGCGGAATTGGGGAAGCAACCGCACGCCTTTTTGCCCAACACGGCGCACGAGCCGTTGTCATCGCCGACATCCAAGATGAAAAGGGCAGAGCCGTGGCGGCATCCATCCCTTCACAGATTTGCAGCTACATGCAATGCGACGTGAGTGATGAAAATCAAGTGAAAGCCATGGTGGATTGGACGGTCCAGAAATATGGTCAACTCGACGTAATGTTCAGTAACGCCGGAGTCGTTGGTAATTCGGGTCAAAAGGTGCTCAATCTGGATCTTTCCGAATTCGATCGGGTGATGAACGTCAACGCTCGTGGAATGGCGGCGTGTGTGAAGCATGCAGCACGAGCCATGGTGGATAAGCGTGTTAGAGGTAGCATAATTTGTACAGCCAGTATTGCGGCAAGCAGGGGAGGAGCCTGGCGGACTGATTACATAATGTCGAAACACGCTGTGTTAGGGTTAGTGAGATCAGCTTGTCGGCAATTGGGTGAGTACGGAATAAGAGTGAATAGTATTTCACCTTCTGCAGTGATGACTCCATTGATGATCAGCGCAGAACCAGAGGTATCAATGAAGGCTCTGAAAAGGTATGGTCCGCAGACTAGTTTGAAGGGTATTACACTGACGGTGAAACACTTGGCGGAAGCTGCTCTGTTTCTAGCTTCCGATGATTCTGCTTTTGTTAGTGGGCACGATTTGGGGGTGGATGGTGGCTTGATCAGTCTTCCAGATCCAATGAGTTCATTGTGA
- the LOC125857896 gene encoding HIPL1 protein-like codes for MVAVCNVLLLNLLLLYGFLASCTLSMQLKDLKNGAQSYGIRETRQAPNGICIEKIGNGSYIGMAPHPDGSDRVFLWNQQGKVWIANVPEDGSNGVLEIDESKPYLDITDHVLFGLQFGVMGMEFHPNFVSNGRFFISYHCDKLRHSGCLGRCSCNSEINCDPATLPIDSGIAPCQYQIVVAEFTANGTATTPFLVESAKTLEVRRIFTMGLPHRGVYGGQILFGPADGFLYVMTGSGTHRGDPYNFAQNKRSLLGKILRIDVDQRNEVHDRGLWGNYSIPRDNPCNNDKQLAPEVWALGLRNPWRCSFDSERPSYFMCGDSGQDIYEEIDMITKGGNYGWPVYEGPYLFKPANAREGSTSNSSSNSLIFPVMGYNHPETYKTIGSASIIGGYFYRSQTDPCLYGRYLYIDLYPDGIWSSTENLEHSRNFTSSKTPYRCAHDSPIHCESIAEDVMPAIGYVSSFGEDNRKDIHMLTTTGVYRVTRPSRCNYHCPKEKSVASKPALPVSMSRKLWEREEHYALLISSMLLLLLNLV; via the exons ATGGTTGCTGTCTGCAATGTTCTTCTTCTGAATCTGTTGCTGCTTTATGGTTTTCTGGCATCCTGCACTTTGAGCATGCAGTTAA AGGACTTAAAAAATGGTGCTCAATCATATGGTATTCGTGAAACTCGTCAAGCCCCAAATGGTATTTGTATTGAAAAAATTGGAAATGGATCTTATATTGGCATGGCTCCACACCCTGATGGCTCTGACCGCGTATTTTTGTGGAATCAACAAGGTAAGGTATGGATTGCCAATGTTCCTGAGGATGGATCTAATGGAGTGTTGGAAATTGATGAATCAAAGCCATATCTTGATATAACTGATCATGTGCTTTTTGGTTTGCAATTTGGGGTAATGGGAATGGAGTTCCATCCTAATTTTGTAAGTAATGGTCGTTTCTTCATTTCGTACCATTGTGATAAGTTACGACACTCAGGATGTTTAGGTAGATGCTCGTGTAACTCGGAAATTAATTGTGATCCAGCAACACTTCCAATAGACAGTGGCATTGCACCATGCCAGTATCAAATTGTAGTAGCAGAGTTCACAGCAAATGGTACTGCAACAACACCTTTCTTG GTAGAAAGTGCGAAGACATTGGAAGTGAGGAGGATATTTACAATGGGACTCCCACATAGGGGAGTTTATGGAGGACAGATTCTTTTCGGCCCTGCAGATGGATTTCTGTATGTTATGACTGGTAGTGGTACGCATCGAGGGGACCCTTACAATTTTGCACAAAACAAAAGATCGTTGCTCGGAAAGATCTTGAGGATTGATGTGGATCAAA GAAACGAAGTGCATGATCGAGGGCTTTGGGGAAATTACTCCATACCAAGAGATAATCCGTGCAACAATGACAAGCAATTAGCGCCTGAAGTTTGGGCATTAGGTCTTAGAAATCCATGGCGTTGTAGTTTCGATTCAGAAAGGCCTTCCTACTTCATGTGTGGAGATTCTGGACAG GACATATATGAAGAGATAGATATGATAACAAAAGGTGGAAACTATGGATGGCCCGTCTACGAAGGCCCTTATCTCTTCAAACCAGCAAATGCCCGAGAAGGAAGCACTTCTAATTCTAGCTCCAACAGTCTCATATTCCCGGTCATGGGATACAACCACCCTGAAACTTACAAGACAATTGGTTCCGCGTCCATAATTGGTGGATACTTCTATAGGTCTCAAACTGATCCCTGTCTGTATGGAAG GTACTTGTACATAGACTTATATCCAGATGGAATATGGTCAAGTACTGAAAATCTTGAACATAGTAGAAACTTTACTAGTTCAAAAACCCCATACAGGTGTGCTCATGATTCTCCAATCCATTGTGAATCAATTGCAGAGGATGTTATGCCTGCTATAGGATACGTTTCGTCTTTTGGGGAAGACAATAGAAAAGACATTCATATGCTAACAACCACTGGCGTCTACAGAGTTACACGTCCGAGTAGGTGTAACTACCATTGTCCTAAAGAAAAAAGTGTAGCAAGTAAACCAGCTCTTCCTGTTTCCATGTCTAGGAAATTATGGGAGAGGGAAGAACACTATGCTCTTCTAATTTCTTCTATGCTGCTGCTTTTGTTGAATCTTGTATAA